A single window of Nicotiana sylvestris chromosome 3, ASM39365v2, whole genome shotgun sequence DNA harbors:
- the LOC138888448 gene encoding uncharacterized protein: MAMETKAMKYDSLFALMAQSNDDDNEEDEVNFRDVQRNLKSYSSKKLRSLSNVLIDAYYKLINNKEILTIKLGEAEQSKDDLVVYIVDLNETIANLEKEKEALNEIITSVENERNNMMVVVIDLKETIEGLNNEKHTLEEKVASTEEERDDLLVICTDIEDTVKGLNREHRTVSPGKGKEVASETHIMLEKELTVVKTSLCSELERNQQLQAELEKVRNDLEKSLKWTWSSDAVTTMYLNNSRNKQGIGF, encoded by the coding sequence ATGGCAATGGAAACTAAAGCAATGAAGTACGATTCACTGTTCGCGCTGATGGCTCAGTCAAATGATGATGATAATGAAGAagatgaggtaaacttcagggatgttcagagaaatctgaaatcctattcttcTAAGAAGCTAAGGTCTTTATCTAATGTCCTAATTGATGCCTATTATAAACTTATAAACAATAAGGAGATCCTGACCATAAAACTAGGAGAGGCAGAGCAATCTAAAGATGATCTAGTGGTATATATAGTGGActtaaatgagaccatagctaatcttgaaaaagaaaaggaagcccTGAATGAAATAATAACTAGTGTTGAAAATGAGAGAAACAATATGATGGTAGTAGTTAttgatctaaaagaaacaatagaaggccTTAACAATGAGAAACACACCTTAGAAGAAAAAGTTGCATCTACTGAAGAAGAAAGGGATGACCTGTTAGTAATATGCACTGATATAGAGGATACCGTTaagggactcaatagagaacataggacTGTAAGTCCTGGGAAAGGAAAGGAAGTAGCAAGTGAGACGCACATCATGCTTGAAAAGGAGTTAACTGTTGTGAAAACCAGTCTCTGCAGTGAACTCGAGAGGAATCAacaacttcaagctgaattggagaaagtaagaaatgatcttgagaaatctctaaagtggacctggtcctcagatgctgtCACTACCATGTATCTCAACAATAGTAGGAACAAGCAGGGCATCGGGTtctaa